The Ischnura elegans chromosome 1, ioIscEleg1.1, whole genome shotgun sequence genome contains a region encoding:
- the LOC124153207 gene encoding uncharacterized protein LOC124153207, translating into MGFQASSVLIYLMALVALASAASLTTERSYNSTAVTSNCVRQSLCYHSLDCCFGCCIESQCVEDAATPCPDAEVARNCSTMECGGADEECVQEPRFCLLPPPEGPCPQPLPHCRPRRLKPHDAEGRKGVRPTLPPLPVQYPD; encoded by the exons ATGGGATTCCAAGCAAGTAGCGTTCTCATCTATTTAATGGCCTTGGTTGCATTGGCGTCCGCAGCATCCTTGACGACCGAGAGGAGCTATAACTCAACCGCCGTGACGTCCAATTGTGTGAGACAGAGTCTG TGTTATCACTCTTTGGACTGTTGCTTCGGGTGCTGCATTGAGTCGCAGTGCGTGGAAG ACGCCGCCACGCCGTGCCCCGACGCAGAGGTGGCCCGCAACTGTTCGACGATGGAGTGCGGCGGCGCGGACGAGGAGTGCGTGCAGGAACCGCGCTTCTGCCTTCTGCCCCCGCCCGAGGGCCCCTGCCCCCAGCCCCTGCCCCACTGCCGCCCCCGGAGGCTGAAGCCGCACGACGCTGAGGGACGCAAGGGCGTCCGGCCCACGCTGCCTCCTCTCCCTGTGCAATACCCGGACTGA